The sequence AAAGACCAATGGCAACGGTGATTTCAAATTCGATATCAAGGTTCTCGATCATCATCTGGCGAAGCATTACCAGTTTTCGGACGCAATAGTTAAGGAACTCGGGCCCGGAAGAAAGCCCGGCGAGGAACTTACCGAACACCATTGGGATATTGCCTGCTCGGCGCAGAAGGCGCTGGAAGATACGGCGATCTATCTAGTAAAGCAGATCCATGAGATGACCGGTGAGGAGAATCTTTGCCTGGCCGGCGGAGTTGCGTTCAATTCGGTAATGAATGGCCGGATATTTCACGAAACGCCGTTCAAGCGATTCTTTGTCCAGCCCGCCGCGGGCGATGCAGGTTGCTCGCTGGGAGCGGCATATTTTGTCTGGCACCAAAAGCTTGCCAAACCTCGTGATTTTGAAATGAAACATGCCTATTACGGGCCGGGTTTTTCAAATGAGGAATGCCGGGAAGCGCTTGATGCAGCCGAACTTGCATACGAGACTTTACCGGATGAGGAATTGCTTCCGCGTATTGCAAAGATGATCAGCGAAGGGGCGATCATCGGTTGGTTCAATGGCCGTATGGAGCTCGGGCCGCGGGCGCTCGGTGCCCGGAGTTTTCTTGCCGATCCGCGTCGGGCGGATATGCGCGAGATATTGAACCACAAGGTAAAGCTCAGGGAATGGTTTCGTCCGCTTGCCCCCTCAATGCAGGAAGAGCATGGCCGCGAGGTTTTTGGCGTTGAGCATCATGATCCATTTATGATCACCGTTATCGAGGTGGCCGAGGACTATAAGTCGAAGATTCCGGCCGTTGTCCACGTTGACGGGACCGCCCGGCCGCAGATGGTCAGCCGCGAGACGAATCCGCGTTATTGGAACCTGATAAATGAGTTTAAGAAGCGGACCGGAATTCCGATGCTCCTCAATACATCTTTCAACGTTCAGGAGCCGATCGTCTGCACTCCGGAGAATGCGATAAACACATTCCGGAATTCGAATTTCGACGCCCTTGTGCTTGAGAACAACCTCGTTGTCCGCTAGCGGAAGTTTTTAATGATAGCCGCCGGAAAGCTTGTCTTTTTGCTCACGTTCTTTGCACTTGTCGTGCAGGGGCTGATCTTTTTTTACGATGACCCCGATGAGCTGACCGCGCTTCCACTTGTCCTAATTCTTGGCGGCATCGCCGGTTACCTTCTTCGCGAACGAGCCAACGACCCTGACACGCATTTTCAGGCCGGCATTTTCTTTTGGGCCTTTTCCATCCGTCTCTGGATGGGGATGATAATGTACGGCTGGGACCTGAAGGAACTTTTCGGCGACGAAGACGCCTCGGGTTATGTTGCCAGTTGGGGGATGGCCAGCGCCTGGTACGAGAATGGCTTCGACGCATTTGCGTCCGATCTGGTTCGCGTTTTCTTTGAACGGCAAAATGAGGGCCAGGCGCTTATCTGGGCGATCCCCAGCTTTATTGCGGGCGGCGAGAGCCGAATGATCGTTTCCACGGTGAACAGCTTTGCCGGAGCTTTGCTGGTCATTGTCGTTTTCCGAATGACCCGGCGGGTCTTTGATTCCGCAACGGCCCGGATCGCGGCGGTACTTGTTACCTTCTGGATGTCTCACATTCTGCTCTCGGCGACCACGGCGAAAGAGATATTGGTCATCCTCGGGGAATGGTTCGTGCTTTACATGCTGATCCGTAACGCGAAGGGATTTTCGCCCAAGGATGCCATTGCTACGGTTCCCGCGTTGCTGGCCGTCTTCATAATGCGGTTCTACGCGGTCTATCTGCTGGCGGCAGCCGCTCTCTTTAGATTCCTGGTGGCGAGCAGGCAGAATATTGTCCGCAATGCGATCTTCGGCACGGTGATCGTCTCGGCCCTAATGATCTTTTTGGCTGCGGGCGGAGCGATACAAAGAGATTTC comes from Acidobacteriota bacterium and encodes:
- a CDS encoding glycosyltransferase family 39 protein; its protein translation is MIAAGKLVFLLTFFALVVQGLIFFYDDPDELTALPLVLILGGIAGYLLRERANDPDTHFQAGIFFWAFSIRLWMGMIMYGWDLKELFGDEDASGYVASWGMASAWYENGFDAFASDLVRVFFERQNEGQALIWAIPSFIAGGESRMIVSTVNSFAGALLVIVVFRMTRRVFDSATARIAAVLVTFWMSHILLSATTAKEILVILGEWFVLYMLIRNAKGFSPKDAIATVPALLAVFIMRFYAVYLLAAAALFRFLVASRQNIVRNAIFGTVIVSALMIFLAAGGAIQRDFERIERLNERVDSWREGMAVSTGSGVEIYTEGQSTTLAIPVATVYFFFAPFPWEAFSGSARNAFGAAENIFIIVIIIIGFPALRIFFKVKFVEMAPIFAFCVLYAGMHIWGLSNVGLAWRHKQTIMPLFFMLVAVGITQRQVGWAALTGRTRRRTKDLSIVRAN
- a CDS encoding carbamoyltransferase, producing the protein MYILGLTTLGDSAAAIIKDGQLIASVEEERFSRKKHHAGFPYKAIEFCLNQAGITLAEVEHVGHYWKPWILRHKAMQALKAGLISPAMFKARADRGVAQVSDSYLGMFKHPKRLREHFGASNFKFHFLEHHQTHAASAFFVSPFDSAAILTWDGTGEDTTTLFCKGKGNKLEVLKRIKLPHSLGQFYSAVTNFIGFDMFAGDEWKVMGLAAYGKPKHYDFFREKVLKTNGNGDFKFDIKVLDHHLAKHYQFSDAIVKELGPGRKPGEELTEHHWDIACSAQKALEDTAIYLVKQIHEMTGEENLCLAGGVAFNSVMNGRIFHETPFKRFFVQPAAGDAGCSLGAAYFVWHQKLAKPRDFEMKHAYYGPGFSNEECREALDAAELAYETLPDEELLPRIAKMISEGAIIGWFNGRMELGPRALGARSFLADPRRADMREILNHKVKLREWFRPLAPSMQEEHGREVFGVEHHDPFMITVIEVAEDYKSKIPAVVHVDGTARPQMVSRETNPRYWNLINEFKKRTGIPMLLNTSFNVQEPIVCTPENAINTFRNSNFDALVLENNLVVR